CTTTGGCGCGGCGACGCGACAGGACAGCACGGCCGTTCTTGGTAGCCATGCGAGCACGGAAACCGTGGGTACGGGCGCGTTTGATGGTGCTTGGTTGGAAAGTACGTTTCATGGCGTGTTACCTGGTTCGTCCACAACGGGCCGGAATGGCCCCCGTTTTAAGAGACCGGGGATTCTAGAGAAAGCAAGCCTCTAGGTCAATTTCCAACCAGCTATTCCTTCAATTAGATATCTGGAGGCCCTGGGACCGATTCCGTGAGGTTCGGCTTTCACGAGCAATGCCATAGATATAAAAATAAAGAAGGAAGTTATTTAAAGCTTTTCTGTAAAGCTTATAAAAGCTAGGGAGCCGATCATCTGTGGATAACTACCTTGAGCCCACATTCCACGTGCTGTACAGAGAATGACAACATGGGGGAGAAGCGGTGCTCTGCCTGTGCTGCACTGTCGGATAAGCTGTGTGTGGAATGGCTACTTATCCACAGGCCAGTTACCCACAGACTTTCGACCCCACTTGTACAACGAGCTTAGGGGCGCTTATCCACAGAGCTTATGCACAGACCATTTGTCGCCTTTTTTACGGTTAAGGCATTGATTCTTGGCGGTCTGTGAGCAACCTACATGTGGATAAGTGGGCCGCTCGCCGCTACAATGGCGGCTGTTTTTGCCTCACCGGCTTTCAACTTAGGGGATATCCGTGTCAGTGGAACTTTGGCAGCAGTGCGTGGAGCTTTTGCGCGATGAGCTGCCTGCCCAGCAATTCAA
The Pseudomonas hygromyciniae genome window above contains:
- the rpmH gene encoding 50S ribosomal protein L34 — protein: MKRTFQPSTIKRARTHGFRARMATKNGRAVLSRRRAKGRARLAV